In a single window of the Deltaproteobacteria bacterium genome:
- a CDS encoding PhoH family protein, which yields MPSDQSHKLIFEDNEAARALFGEHGQNLKIINRVLHLQTQVRGNRVTLIGEQNDVQLGCRVLEELYDLIQGGYQVFPQDVQYALRIIQQKPNTRLKNILLDTIYISAMKRRITPKSLNQKRYIEAIRTHDLVFGIGPAGTGKTYLAMAMAVAALMNNEVIRIVLARPAVEAGEKLGFLPGDLYEKVNPYLRPLYDALHDMMDFEKASRLIHHGVIEVAPLAFMRGRTLNDSFVILDEAQNTTSEQMMMFLTRLGFGSKAVITGDITQIDLPSGTTSGLVEAQDILAGIEGIAFVYFDELDVVRHSLVLDIIRAYETRKKKEPRPASSARRVDSEHAG from the coding sequence GTGCCCTCTGATCAGAGTCATAAATTGATCTTTGAAGACAATGAAGCAGCCAGGGCATTGTTTGGCGAGCACGGCCAAAACCTGAAAATTATCAACCGGGTTTTGCATCTCCAGACCCAGGTGCGCGGCAACCGGGTCACCCTGATCGGAGAGCAAAATGACGTGCAACTGGGTTGCCGGGTATTGGAAGAGCTCTATGATCTGATCCAGGGGGGCTATCAGGTCTTCCCCCAGGACGTCCAGTATGCCTTGCGGATTATCCAGCAGAAGCCAAATACTCGCTTAAAAAATATTCTTCTGGATACTATCTATATATCCGCCATGAAACGGCGGATCACTCCCAAAAGCCTTAACCAGAAACGCTATATCGAGGCTATCCGCACCCATGATCTGGTGTTCGGCATTGGCCCGGCCGGCACTGGCAAAACCTATCTGGCCATGGCGATGGCCGTAGCCGCCCTGATGAATAACGAAGTCATTCGCATCGTCCTGGCCCGGCCGGCAGTAGAGGCGGGTGAGAAACTGGGGTTTCTGCCGGGCGATCTATACGAAAAGGTTAACCCTTATCTTCGGCCTCTCTATGACGCCCTGCATGATATGATGGATTTTGAAAAAGCCTCGCGCCTGATCCACCATGGAGTTATCGAGGTGGCGCCCCTGGCCTTTATGCGCGGTCGGACTCTCAATGATTCCTTTGTAATCCTGGACGAGGCCCAGAATACCACTTCCGAACAGATGATGATGTTTCTGACCCGACTGGGATTTGGGTCCAAGGCGGTGATCACCGGAGATATAACCCAGATTGATCTGCCGTCCGGAACCACCTCCGGCCTGGTAGAGGCCCAAGATATATTGGCTGGCATCGAGGGCATTGCCTTTGTTTATTTTGATGAATTGGATGTAGTCCGCCACTCGCTAGTTCTAGATATTATTCGAGCCTACGAAACCCGCAAAAAAAAGGAACCTCGGCCAGCGTCCTCTGCACGGCGGGTTGATAGTGAACATGCCGGATAA
- a CDS encoding pyridoxine 5'-phosphate synthase — protein sequence MAHLEVNVDHIATLRQARLIDEPDPITAAALAEIAGADGIIVHLREDRRHIQDRDLRLLRQTVKTRLNLEMAATPEILAIALEVKPDLVTLVPEKRQELTTEGGLDVVGNQAHLQECIRQLHAAGIYVSLFVDPNIAQIEAAKAVGADCVELHTGTYAEAKTEAEAEKLFKELVDAAQKAQQLGLRVKAGHGLNYRNIKRFHGRPEFSEYSIGHSIIARAVLVGIEQAVRDMLALIKS from the coding sequence ATGGCCCACTTAGAAGTGAATGTCGATCATATTGCCACCCTGCGCCAGGCGCGCCTGATTGATGAACCTGACCCGATTACCGCTGCGGCTCTGGCGGAGATAGCCGGCGCCGACGGGATTATTGTCCATTTGCGGGAGGATCGGCGTCATATCCAGGATCGCGACCTGCGCCTGCTGCGCCAGACAGTTAAGACCCGCCTTAACCTGGAGATGGCAGCCACCCCGGAGATCTTGGCGATCGCCCTCGAAGTTAAGCCTGACCTGGTCACCCTGGTGCCGGAAAAACGCCAGGAGCTGACCACCGAGGGCGGTCTAGACGTCGTCGGCAACCAAGCCCATCTGCAAGAATGCATCAGACAATTACACGCTGCCGGGATTTATGTCAGCCTGTTTGTCGATCCCAACATCGCCCAGATTGAGGCGGCGAAAGCGGTCGGTGCTGATTGCGTCGAACTCCATACCGGTACCTATGCCGAAGCCAAAACTGAAGCCGAGGCTGAAAAGCTATTTAAGGAATTGGTCGATGCCGCCCAAAAAGCCCAGCAGTTAGGCCTCCGGGTCAAGGCCGGACATGGTCTCAACTATCGCAATATCAAGCGCTTTCATGGCCGCCCGGAATTTTCGGAATACAGCATCGGCCACAGCATCATTGCCCGGGCGGTGTTGGTCGGGATCGAGCAGGCGGTGCGCGACATGTTGGCCCTGATCAAGTCATGA
- the ybeY gene encoding rRNA maturation RNase YbeY yields the protein MKIWINNRQRKISISLTVIKKKIAKILNALGFPEAELSLTLINDRAMARLNRATFRRPGPTNVIAFPLRGGPFAHIQPQLLGDVVISLETTQRQAQQYGWSFDELLDLYLIHGILHLLGYDHETTEAEAARMADKTRELLTLIHPQLQEDPLWPT from the coding sequence ATGAAGATCTGGATAAACAACCGGCAAAGAAAGATCTCCATAAGCCTAACGGTAATCAAGAAAAAAATCGCGAAGATCTTAAACGCCTTGGGATTTCCTGAGGCCGAATTGAGTCTGACCTTAATCAATGATCGGGCTATGGCCCGCCTCAATCGCGCCACCTTCCGACGTCCTGGTCCTACTAACGTCATCGCCTTTCCCCTTCGAGGGGGCCCCTTTGCCCACATCCAGCCCCAATTGCTGGGAGATGTGGTGATCTCGCTGGAAACCACCCAGAGACAGGCCCAACAATATGGCTGGTCCTTTGATGAACTGCTTGACCTGTACCTGATCCATGGTATTTTACATCTTTTGGGTTATGACCACGAAACCACTGAGGCGGAGGCGGCCCGGATGGCCGACAAGACCCGAGAACTACTGACTCTCATCCATCCCCAACTGCAGGAGGATCCACTATGGCCCACTTAG
- a CDS encoding YjbQ family protein, whose protein sequence is MFNIENFDLQIETTAGTDILNLTPAVFEKVLQSEFEQGLLTLFISGSTAALTTIEYESGAVNDLRAAIERLVPQDIEYEHDRRWQDGNGYSHVRAALLKPSLSIPIEGGRLMLGTWQQIVLLDFDNRPRQRTIRGQIMGIKPSAD, encoded by the coding sequence ATTTTGATTTACAGATAGAAACTACGGCCGGAACCGATATCCTTAATCTGACTCCGGCTGTATTCGAAAAAGTCCTACAGTCAGAATTTGAACAAGGTTTGCTTACTCTGTTTATTTCAGGCTCTACAGCCGCCTTGACCACTATAGAGTACGAAAGCGGAGCGGTTAATGATCTCCGGGCGGCCATCGAACGACTGGTGCCTCAAGATATTGAATACGAACACGACCGCCGCTGGCAGGATGGCAACGGTTACTCCCATGTCCGAGCGGCCCTGCTCAAACCTTCTTTGAGTATACCCATTGAAGGTGGCCGCCTGATGCTCGGTACCTGGCAACAGATCGTGTTGCTGGATTTTGACAATCGCCCTCGACAGCGAACTATTCGGGGGCAAATTATGGGGATTAAGCCATCGGCCGATTGA
- a CDS encoding HDIG domain-containing protein gives MPDKASSQKINGVHRLREVLCPWGTSWAKKGKLSKSQEKHVKILLLVVFSLLAALIIHPFTQSSPKTYKVGDVATENIKATADFLVEDHESTAQRRKELLRQVHSVYDLDVRVGQEIQERLQEAFEFMRQCYQEVQNQVATDNRLTRAKESKESAFDRIYALLLVKKPEFDRLLGTSIPDPAFYQLAQAKFSVDLEKLISQQVGQIMSQGIISDLGTLGGERGRGIVVRSLPSRSEWIEDNPERFLDLQKAKDQINRYCLQVATNLPREQRQAVCGLAQSLLIPNLMLNRAETEERKLAYLEELQPVYFLVKKGEMLVREGERITPTQLIKLQAQNKELPQELWLTTFLATALMIGLLIGVSYWLACLYIKRFTLTLQELIFLAAILLAVSLFNQGLVSLAGVLNEISPLVARNMVFLLPVALVPMLARIFIGLEVTIGMAFLAAIMTGLILQRPFDIFIYFVVGGLVGVRSLQHCRDRGTLTRAGLFVGLANLAMLLPLKLMDFPPGGTDLLCGAVFALGGGILTGILVTGLTPVNEMIFNFTSDIRLLELCNLEAPILRQLMVTAPGTYHHSIIVGNMVEAAAEAIGANPLLAKAAAYYHDIGKIKKPAYFVENQLGGENKHEKLAPSMSSLILISHVKDGVELARQNKVGDKIIDIIRQHHGTCFISYFYNKAKQQAANPQQVNIEDYRYPGPRPQTKEAGLVLLADQVEAASKTLTDPTPARINGLVQKIINNVFADGQLDECELTLKDLHQIAKCFIRILSGIFHQRIDYPAPAEKIALDKKKTHEDLDKQPAKKDLHKPNGNQEKNREDLKRLGIS, from the coding sequence ATGCCGGATAAAGCATCGAGCCAAAAAATTAACGGGGTTCATCGCCTCAGGGAAGTCCTGTGCCCCTGGGGGACATCCTGGGCCAAAAAAGGCAAGCTCAGCAAAAGCCAGGAGAAACATGTAAAAATTTTGCTACTGGTAGTATTTAGCCTCCTGGCCGCCTTGATCATTCATCCCTTTACCCAGTCCTCTCCAAAAACCTATAAGGTAGGGGATGTGGCCACCGAAAATATAAAGGCCACGGCTGACTTCCTGGTTGAGGATCATGAATCTACCGCCCAACGTCGGAAAGAACTCCTTCGGCAAGTCCACTCGGTGTATGATCTAGATGTCCGGGTAGGCCAGGAAATTCAGGAGCGTCTCCAAGAGGCCTTTGAATTTATGCGGCAGTGTTACCAGGAAGTCCAGAACCAGGTGGCTACCGACAACAGGTTAACCAGAGCAAAGGAATCCAAAGAATCCGCCTTCGATCGAATCTATGCGTTGCTTTTAGTAAAGAAGCCCGAATTTGACCGTTTATTGGGAACTTCCATTCCTGACCCGGCTTTTTATCAATTAGCCCAGGCTAAATTCTCTGTTGATCTGGAAAAGCTAATCAGCCAGCAAGTTGGCCAGATCATGAGCCAGGGCATTATCTCCGACCTTGGTACTCTAGGTGGGGAGCGTGGCCGCGGCATCGTGGTCCGCAGTTTGCCTTCCCGGAGTGAGTGGATAGAAGACAATCCAGAGCGTTTTCTAGACCTGCAGAAGGCCAAAGACCAAATTAACCGATATTGCCTCCAGGTGGCGACAAACCTGCCCCGCGAGCAACGTCAGGCAGTCTGCGGACTGGCCCAATCGTTGTTGATTCCCAATCTGATGCTTAACCGGGCCGAGACCGAGGAACGCAAATTAGCTTATCTGGAAGAATTACAGCCGGTCTACTTCCTAGTTAAAAAAGGCGAGATGCTGGTTCGGGAAGGGGAACGCATTACCCCCACGCAGCTGATCAAGCTCCAAGCCCAGAATAAAGAGCTCCCGCAGGAGTTATGGCTGACAACTTTTCTGGCCACCGCTTTGATGATCGGCCTGCTTATTGGCGTCTCGTACTGGTTAGCCTGTCTGTATATTAAGAGGTTTACCCTGACTTTACAGGAATTAATATTTTTGGCGGCAATTCTCTTAGCCGTATCCCTGTTTAATCAGGGATTGGTGAGTCTGGCCGGAGTTCTCAATGAAATAAGTCCCCTGGTCGCCCGGAACATGGTTTTTCTCCTGCCGGTAGCGCTGGTGCCGATGTTGGCGCGAATTTTTATCGGTTTAGAGGTCACCATCGGTATGGCCTTTTTGGCCGCGATCATGACCGGGCTGATCCTGCAGAGACCCTTTGACATTTTTATCTATTTTGTCGTCGGCGGCCTGGTCGGCGTCAGGAGTTTACAGCACTGTCGTGATCGCGGGACACTGACCCGGGCCGGGTTGTTCGTGGGACTGGCCAATCTGGCCATGCTGTTGCCTCTGAAGTTGATGGATTTTCCTCCCGGAGGTACAGATTTATTATGCGGCGCTGTATTTGCCCTAGGCGGTGGGATATTGACTGGAATACTGGTTACCGGGCTGACGCCGGTGAATGAAATGATATTTAATTTCACCTCCGATATCCGTCTCTTGGAACTGTGCAACCTGGAAGCGCCGATCTTGCGGCAGCTTATGGTGACGGCCCCGGGCACCTATCACCACTCCATTATAGTCGGCAATATGGTTGAAGCCGCGGCCGAAGCTATTGGGGCCAATCCCCTGTTGGCCAAGGCCGCAGCTTATTACCATGATATCGGCAAGATTAAAAAACCGGCCTATTTCGTTGAAAACCAGCTGGGAGGAGAAAATAAACACGAAAAATTGGCTCCCTCCATGAGCAGCCTGATCCTCATTTCCCATGTCAAAGATGGCGTAGAATTGGCCCGGCAGAACAAGGTGGGGGACAAGATCATAGATATCATCCGTCAACACCATGGCACCTGTTTCATCAGTTATTTTTACAATAAAGCCAAGCAGCAGGCGGCCAATCCCCAGCAGGTAAATATCGAAGACTACCGCTACCCCGGTCCTCGTCCCCAGACCAAAGAAGCCGGACTGGTGCTTTTGGCCGATCAGGTGGAAGCCGCCTCCAAGACCTTAACGGATCCCACCCCGGCCCGGATCAATGGCCTGGTACAAAAAATTATCAATAATGTCTTTGCTGATGGCCAACTGGATGAGTGTGAACTGACTCTGAAAGATTTGCACCAGATTGCTAAGTGCTTTATCAGGATCTTGAGCGGCATCTTCCACCAACGCATTGATTATCCCGCGCCAGCTGAAAAGATCGCCTTGGATAAAAAGAAAACCCATGAAGATCTGGATAAACAACCGGCAAAGAAAGATCTCCATAAGCCTAACGGTAATCAAGAAAAAAATCGCGAAGATCTTAAACGCCTTGGGATTTCCTGA